In the Corynebacterium gerontici genome, one interval contains:
- the rpsG gene encoding 30S ribosomal protein S7, with product MRKNAAPKRPVIKDPVYGSEVVTQLVNKVLLDGKKSTAQRIVYGALDICKEKTGTDPVLTLEKALGNIKPDLEVRSRRVGGATYQVPVDVRPARANTLALRWLVNFTRQRRENTMVERLANEILDAANGLGASVKRREDTHKMAEANRAFAHYRW from the coding sequence ATGCGTAAGAATGCAGCTCCCAAGCGTCCAGTAATCAAGGATCCTGTCTACGGCTCTGAGGTTGTAACCCAGCTCGTGAACAAGGTGCTTCTCGACGGCAAGAAGTCCACCGCTCAGCGCATTGTCTACGGCGCGTTGGACATCTGCAAGGAGAAGACCGGCACTGATCCGGTGCTCACCCTGGAGAAGGCTCTCGGCAACATCAAGCCCGACCTCGAGGTTCGCTCCCGCCGCGTCGGTGGCGCTACCTACCAGGTGCCCGTGGATGTTCGTCCCGCTCGTGCCAACACCTTGGCACTGCGTTGGTTGGTGAACTTCACCCGCCAGCGTCGCGAGAACACCATGGTTGAGCGTCTCGCCAACGAGATCCTCGATGCTGCGAACGGCCTCGGCGCTTCCGTGAAGCGTCGCGAGGACACCCACAAGATGGCAGAGGCCAACCGCGCCTTCGCCCACTACCGCTGGTAA
- the rpsL gene encoding 30S ribosomal protein S12, translating into MPTIQQLVRKGRHDKTAKVKTAALKGSPQRRGVCTRVYTTTPKKPNSALRKVARVRLTSGIEVSAYIPGEGHNLQEHSMVLVRGGRVKDLPGVRYKIIRGALDTQGVKDRKQARSRYGAKKEK; encoded by the coding sequence ATGCCTACTATTCAACAGCTGGTCCGCAAGGGTCGCCACGATAAGACCGCTAAGGTCAAGACCGCGGCTCTGAAGGGCTCGCCTCAGCGTCGTGGCGTGTGCACCCGTGTGTACACCACCACGCCGAAGAAGCCGAACTCCGCTCTGCGTAAGGTCGCGCGTGTTCGCCTGACCTCCGGCATCGAAGTTTCCGCTTACATCCCCGGTGAGGGTCACAACCTCCAGGAGCACTCCATGGTGCTCGTTCGTGGTGGTCGTGTGAAGGACCTCCCCGGTGTTCGCTACAAGATCATCCGTGGCGCACTCGATACCCAGGGTGTGAAGGACCGCAAGCAGGCCCGTTCCCGTTACGGCGCAAAGAAGGAGAAGTAA